The genomic stretch TGGCGTGGATGCGCTGCGGTGCGATCTCCTCGGCGGTCAGCAGGGCCGCGACCGCCTGGGCCTCCCGGCCTCGCAGATGGGCCAGCGACCGGCCCAGGTCGGCGTGGAAGGCGGCCTGCCGTCCCGGAGCCTCCGCCAGCGTCTCGGGATGGACACCGTCCCCGGCGGCGACAGCCGCTCCGTGCCGACCGAGGTCGGTGTTCAGGCTCACCTTGTGGATGCCGACGTTGGTGGGGCCGAAGTTCAGGTGCCATGCCCGCGTCTCGCCAGTTCGGCCAGCCAGCTTGGCGGCCTCCGCCAGATGGCCGCGGACCTCCTCGGCGCGGGTGTTCCCGGGCCGCTGCCGGTCCTGGGTCAGCGAGGTGGCGGAGATCAGGTGGAGTTCACCGAGCAGCGCATGGGCATCAGGGCTCGTCAGGTGCGCTTCGAGGGTATTGGCGGCGGCGGTGGCCTGCGCCAGGGCTTGAGTGGGACTGCCGGCCGCCATCAGCACATGGGTGTGGAAGAAGCCGGATAGGGCGGAGTAGACCGGATCGTCCAACTCTGCGATCGCCTCGGCGGCACGGGTCACCGCGATGAACGCCAAGTCGGTGTAGCCGAGGTTCTTCAGCAGCATGGTGCAGGCCGGATGGTAGGCGTCCGCCAGTAGCTTCAGCAGCTCGCGGCGAGCGGCGCCGTCGGCGGCCTCGGCGGCGGCGTGCAGGTCTGCCAGCAGCGTCGGAAGGCCTGCGGCGAGTATGCCGTATTCGGCCCCGTGATAGAGCCGGTTGGCCTTCGCCACCCGTTCAGTCAGCACCACCGCCGGAACCTGAGGCGGGCGGCGGTCCGGCGGGGCGGCCATGGCCAGGCCCATCAGCGTCATCCGCAGAGCGGGGACCGCCTCGTGAGCCGCGCTGGTGTGCGGGTCCACTGAGGCGAAGGGCTTCCCCGTCAGTTCAGACGGGGCGATCTGCAGGGCCTCGGCGAAAGAGGTGATGTGGCTGGAGCGGTCCAGCAACCGCCGACCGTTCTCCACCATCGACAGGTAGCCGACCGACACCCCGGCCAGGCCCGCGAGGTTGCGCAGGCTCATCCCGCGCTGGCGGCGGGCCGACCGCAGACGCTCGCCGATCCGATTCGCCTGCTCTTCGTTCATCGCCCCCGCCTCAACTCCCGTGCCTCAGCCGTAGCGTAGGGCGAGCCTGCCGCCCCCAGGGGTCTTTCCCGCCAGACGGGCGGCATCACCGCAGCCCTGCCCGCCCGGCCAGATCCCGCACCGCCGCGGCCTGAACGGTGGTGCGGTCGGTGAGCGCGGCGACCAGGTCCCGGGCGAAGGGATCCAGCCGCAACCTCAGCGGTGCCGCCGCATCGGCCTCGACGAGCCGGGCGGCAGCCTCATCGGCACGGCCATGGCGGGCCTCGGCCGCCGCGGCGACCACCAGCAGACTGGAGCGATGGGCGCCGTCGAGTGCCGCATGATCCGCCGCGCGTACGTGGTCGGCGGCCTCCGCCGCGTCGCCCACCTCGGCCGCGACGGCGGCGCGGGCCGCGATGACCAGAGCCGCCTCCCGTGGGCCATCGGCCCGTTCGGCGGCCGTGGCAAGAAGCTGCTCAGCCTCCGGGCGGCGTCCGGCCATCGCCTGGGCGACGGCGGCCAGCGTTGGCAGCTCCCAGTCCGCGCCGGCCTCCTCGGCGCGGTCGGCGCGGGCCAGCGCGTACTCCGGCAGGCCGAGGTCGATCAGCAGCCGCACCTCCTCGACCAGTACCGGCAGCGGTTCGCGCGTGCCGGGACGGGCCCGGTGCAGCAGCATCCACGCCAGGTCCTTGTAACCCAGGCGCCGTAGCAGCCCGGCGGCGAGCACATGTGCGTCCACGCGCAGCCGCACCGCCTCTTCGCACCCGGGCCCCGCAGCGGCGGCTAGCGCGCGGTCGGCCGCCTCGATCAACTCCGGTAGCTCGAGCGCGAGATGGTGCTCATCGCCCGCGGCATCCGCCCGCGCGGCGCCCCGGGTCCGTTCCGCCAGTTCCTCCAGCAGCACGCCGGGGGCCGCATCCGCTTGTCGGCGGACCAGTCGGCGCCGCAGGTGGAAGGCGACCGCCCGCACCGCGGCGTGCTCCTCCCCACGTGGCGGGTAGGGCTGCCCGGTCAGGTCCGCGACATCCA from Streptomyces davaonensis JCM 4913 encodes the following:
- a CDS encoding helix-turn-helix domain-containing protein; translation: MNEEQANRIGERLRSARRQRGMSLRNLAGLAGVSVGYLSMVENGRRLLDRSSHITSFAEALQIAPSELTGKPFASVDPHTSAAHEAVPALRMTLMGLAMAAPPDRRPPQVPAVVLTERVAKANRLYHGAEYGILAAGLPTLLADLHAAAEAADGAARRELLKLLADAYHPACTMLLKNLGYTDLAFIAVTRAAEAIAELDDPVYSALSGFFHTHVLMAAGSPTQALAQATAAANTLEAHLTSPDAHALLGELHLISATSLTQDRQRPGNTRAEEVRGHLAEAAKLAGRTGETRAWHLNFGPTNVGIHKVSLNTDLGRHGAAVAAGDGVHPETLAEAPGRQAAFHADLGRSLAHLRGREAQAVAALLTAEEIAPQRIHANAPVRNTIEFLTDRQLPAHAARDLRGLAHRIGLPL
- a CDS encoding helix-turn-helix domain-containing protein translates to MRELDETAAGGPIGARLAAWRRRRELTRDDLAFRTGLEIDYLAGLETGREWVDRRGRLAALAAALRLDVADLTGQPYPPRGEEHAAVRAVAFHLRRRLVRRQADAAPGVLLEELAERTRGAARADAAGDEHHLALELPELIEAADRALAAAAGPGCEEAVRLRVDAHVLAAGLLRRLGYKDLAWMLLHRARPGTREPLPVLVEEVRLLIDLGLPEYALARADRAEEAGADWELPTLAAVAQAMAGRRPEAEQLLATAAERADGPREAALVIAARAAVAAEVGDAAEAADHVRAADHAALDGAHRSSLLVVAAAAEARHGRADEAAARLVEADAAAPLRLRLDPFARDLVAALTDRTTVQAAAVRDLAGRAGLR